Below is a genomic region from Brassica oleracea var. oleracea cultivar TO1000 chromosome C9, BOL, whole genome shotgun sequence.
GTATTCTCATCATTCAAAGGTTCATTTACTTTCATAGCCGATATATGTCTACAGTCGAGAGGCTTACAAAGACCAAAATCTGACAGCTTCATATGACCATTCTTGTCCAACAAAAGGTTGTCTGGTTTTATATCCCTACAAAAGATCTACCTTCAATATGTATACATCCAGTTTAACACTGTATTCATCTTAATGAGCAAAGTTACGCCAACCTGTGAACATAGTTATGTTCATGTATCGACTCAATAGCCAAAACGCTTTGTGCAATGTAAAAGCGAGCCACGGTCTCAGTCAAAGTCTCTTCCCTCATAAGCAAAGTCATCACATCACCACCGGACAGATACTCCATGATGAGGTACAAGTATTCTGGATCTTGGAACGAATAATAAAGCTTCACAATACAGTCACTAGCAACTTCAGCTAGCAAGTTCCTCTCGGATCTAACATGTTCAACCTATATTACGAAGGATCAACCTAAAGGGTATCTGAGACTTGTATACATATATAAAAAGAGTGAAATGAGATCATTGTAAGACTCACTTGCCCCCTACTAAGCATTTCAGACTTCCTCAGCTTCTTCATGGCATAGATGTTGCCAGTCTTCTTCTCACGGCATAGTCTTACCTAAAAAAGATACCACATTTACAAAACAACCAAAGTGCGTCTAATTTCTACATAAAACACACACAAAAAGACTAACCTCACCGAAAGCTCCTCTACCAATAATACTGAGAAGATCAAAATCATCAACGCATAGCCTGTTCCTCATTAGCCTAGTATACTCTGTCTCTTTCCTCTGCAAATCCTCAAGCAACTCGTGTTGTTCTTTCTCCGATACATCTAAAGATGCTATCTTTTGTTCTAGCACCAAACGCCTGCAACTCAAAAAGAAATGACACATTCAGATTGCTATTTTATTGTTCTCTTGGGAATATTAACAAACAGATGATGTGCAGCAAATGACCTTTCTTTACGCTGTTGGATGTGTCTCATGCGTTTGTTGTAATGGTCCTCTATATACTTCTTCGCTGCAGCAACTTTCTCCAACGTCGAATTTGAAACCAACCCTTCATCCTCCACAGCCTCCGACGTCGGAGATGACGTCATCTTCTCCACCACCTCCTCCTCGTGATCCGTTTCACAATTCTCCATCTTTTTTTTTCTCTCCCAAGAATAAACGAAAAAAAAAAACTATTCCTTTCTCTTTCTCTCTAAATGCAGAGAAACTTTCGCAACGTTTTGAGTGGGAGAAGGAAAGCAAAGCAAAGTGTCTTTCACATCCATCAATTACAAATGTACAAGTTTGGCATCCAGACAATGAAATCAGTAATTACCTTGACATTTTTGGTTTTCTATTTTTGCTATATTAGGGGGAAAAGTAAGATTTCTTTTTTTTTTTTAAAAGAAAGGTCCACAAACCACGAACTTACACGTGGGTCATTAATAGTAAATGATGAAATGTAATTTTTGACAAACTTTATTAATTGGATTGTGTTCCAAATTTTCTTTAAATTTAAAGCATTAACTAAAACATTTTCTTAAAATAACTATAAAGTTAATAATTATAAAAGGTTGAGATATATTTTTTAAAAAAGAGATATAATTCTCTTTTTTTTTATCAAAAATATATATTCTTCTATTTTTATCTCTAAAATAAAGATGATTTTCTCTCCAATATATTCTTTTATTTGTCTTTACAAAAAAATGTTCTCAAATTATTTTTTTTTTTAATTTTACAACAAGTTCTTATTTTATTTATGAAAGTTGAAAAATAGCCTCTCTTTTTTTACATCAAATGGCTATTCGAAAAAATAACCCTATTAAATTTTAATTTTTACAAGATTTTCATAAAATTATGACTTTGTTTAAACTAAAGTTAAATAAAAACTGTGATTCTATTTTTATAAAAATTGTATTTCTCGGTAAAATAGTTGTTTTAGTTATAGCTATAAAAGTTTGGAATTTAAAAGATTGTTTTAAAAAATAAAAATGTACGACTATATAACATAAGAATGTTATTTCTTTTTTTACAAATAGAGAAAAAAAATAACAATCTATACTTTAAAGGATAAAATAGAGATGTGTTAAAATATTTCTTCCTCTATTATATCATTTAGAGATAAATATAGCAACGGTTGAACATGCTCTTAGATTTAGGGAGATATGAAAAAGATTTTTGTTATATTTTTAGGGGTTTTATCGTTCTCTTTCTGCATCTACTTTTTTTTATTCCTCTAATGAACAAACAAAACATAATAAGATTTGATCAACCATCATGTTCTTGGCCCAAAATACATAATCATCTCAATTTTCATGATAGCTCGGTATTTCAGCATCTCTCTCTCTCTCTCTCTCACACACACACACACACACATTATTTTGGGTTTCATCTAACTTCTCTTGTTTGTTGATTATTTTCCAAGTGAGGTCTGTTTACAAAAATATTTTCAGAGATTTCAATCAAAATCTCGGACATTTAACAAAGAGTCAATAAGATAATCCATTTCATTATTTAGAAATGGTTATTTAGATGTGTACATATAATATTGGTTGGAGGAAAATTTCGTTACTCCAACTATAATATATATTAGCCCGGCAAAAGTTTTGGCAATCTAATCGTGTATGTGGTTTTCATTTGTTTAACCAGCCAAGCAAAAAAATCATATTGTCGGTTAGAGGTGCATCAAGGAAGCTTGCGAGAAGCCGTATCACCAATGTTGACTTTAAATTTAGGTGGGGAAAGGTGAAAAAAAAAATGGAGATGGAAAGAACAACGCTGGCTTAGTTTTTTTTTGCAGTTCGGGAGAACCACCATCCTACACTGCCTTTGTCAGGGAGACACACTCCCGACCAGATGAGACTTTTGTGGACTATCATGCTGAAGAACTGGTAACTCAGGCCGAGATGGAAGCCACACAGCTCTCTAACACTGAAGAATCGCCCGGGAGTCCAAGTGCATCATCTGCTTCTTCTCGCCTCATGTTAAACAAAGCTTATCTGAAGGTATGATCACTTAACATTTTCATTCTCGGGAATTTTTTATGTTCTGTTCTGTTTTGAAAATTTCATTACATATGATCAATTTGTTAACAATGTTGATTGTGTTACCAGAGTTGATCAAATTGCCTTGTGTTAGCTTCCGTTTGGTCTTGCTTGGTTTTGAATATTTTTCCATTTCTCTTACAGAATGCTAAGAGTAAGAGGGGATATGTTTACAGACTGGGCAGTGAACAATACAGGGAGCAATGCCTTCTTCACGCGTCCCCAATGGTCTTGTCCGCAGCCTGGAGCTGGAGATGCGTGTGGGCGGTCTTGAGACAAGCCTCCAAAATGTCACTGCTGATGTTGCTGGGGTAAAGCAGGACGTTGCTGGGGTGAAGCAGGACGTCTCAGACATGAGGCAAGAGTTTGCAGCAACAAGGGAAGCAATCAATCAGCTCCTCCAAACACTTAGGCCCCCGCAAGCACCTACTAAACAGACTTCTGATCAGCCTCAAGCACCAACTGGTCAGCCTAATCCTCCCAATGGCATTTAGAAGTTGGTTGTTTATCTTATTACCTCTTTTGTAACAAGGTGTCTTCTTAGACTCAAAACTCTTAACCTTGTCTATGTAAGTTTTTATGAATGTTGAACCTAAGACTATCTTTTATATATATATATGAAGTTGTGTGTTTATTGAATGTGCAATGTTTAATAATTTGAATGGATATCTAATATGAAAAATTGGCTAATTAAAACTAATAAAACGAAATGTTTTAAAAAACGGTGGCTACTACAAAGCCACTAAAACACAGTGGCTAAGTCGTGGCTACGTAAACCAAATGAATTCGTGACACAACCGTGGTTAGAATAGCAACTAAGAAAATAGTAGCACCACCGTGGCTAAAGCAGCCACGATAAAGAAAATGACAAAACCGTGGCTATGGTAGCCACTATATATAGCCACACTTTTTATTAATACTGTGGCTAAAAGAGCAACGAAAACACGTGTGGTAAAAGCATGGCTATTAGCCACGATTATCCACGATTGTTTTTAGCCACAAGGCTATAGCCAGTGTAATTTTCGGACAAATAAGCATGGCTGATTTTTTTTGTAACCACGAATATTTGCTCTATAGCTACGATATTGTAATGGCTATGCGGTGGATTTTTACTAGTGATATGCAATGAAACATATTAGCCGTTTATTTTGTAACAACTAAACATTACATTTCACAGATAGAATAACCCCTAAAATATTTGTTATTATTGGCTATTAGGAAGCTTAGCAGTGTAACTTTGAATGTAACTTTGAATGTAGCAAACATCATATAAATTGTTTGATCAAAATATACTATTCATTATTAGCAACATTTCTATATGAGATTGCTATTAACCTTGAATATGTGTATAATATAAAAATATTTAAAGTTTTAATTGATATAAATAAATTGTAAT
It encodes:
- the LOC106315609 gene encoding serine/threonine-protein kinase tricorner-like, whose protein sequence is MENCETDHEEEVVEKMTSSPTSEAVEDEGLVSNSTLEKVAAAKKYIEDHYNKRMRHIQQRKERRLVLEQKIASLDVSEKEQHELLEDLQRKETEYTRLMRNRLCVDDFDLLSIIGRGAFGEVRLCREKKTGNIYAMKKLRKSEMLSRGQVEHVRSERNLLAEVASDCIVKLYYSFQDPEYLYLIMEYLSGGDVMTLLMREETLTETVARFYIAQSVLAIESIHEHNYVHRDIKPDNLLLDKNGHMKLSDFGLCKPLDCRHISAMKVNEPLNDENTNESIECDEHCSIGRRGRRWRSPLEQLQHWQIHRRKLAYSTVGTPDYIAPEVLLKKGYGVECDWWSLGAIMYEMLVGYPPFYSDDPVTTCRKIVGWRTHLVFPEDARLTPEARDLIYSLLCDSEHRLGSHGAGAEQIKAHPWFKDVEWENLYEMDAAFKPVVNGELDTQNFMKFDEVDCPKPTRTGSGPSWKVSITPQNINFVGYTYRNFDAVRSRRSLDIKGSISPPRSSTDSTLSDSAIDYAKLSIDPQQ